The sequence below is a genomic window from Actinokineospora baliensis.
GTGCCGCCCCGCCCCTGCCCGGGTACGCCTTGGCCGCCCTGCCCGGGGACGCCCTGCCCGCCGTAGCCGCCGCCGGGGAAACCGCCACCGCCCGGGCCGCCGTAGCCACCGCCCCGCCCCTGCCCGGCCGCGGGTGCGGCGGTCGCGGGAGAGGCCAGCGCCTTGTGCACGAGGGCGCCGCCGCCGAAGGCGAGCGCCACGAGCACGGCCACCGCGAGCCCGATGGTGACCTTGCTGACGCCCTTGCCCGCCGCGCGCAGCTCCTTGTCGATGTCACCGCCGACCGGCTGGTTCAACAGCGGGTCCTGCTCTGGTGTGGTCAAGGCCTATCCCCTATTCGTGTCGCAGTGCTTCGATGGGACGCAGGCGAGCGGCCCGGCTCGCCGGGTAGCTGCCGAAGAACAGGCCGATCACGGCCGAGACGGCGAAGGCCAGCAGCACCGAGGACGGCACGATCACCGGCGTGATGCCCGCGATGGTGAACCGGGCGCCGATGAACCCGGCCGCGACCCCGAGCGCGCCGCCGAAGAGGCTGAGCATGGTCGCCTCCAGCAGGAACTGGCCCAGGATGGCGCCGCGCCTGGCGCCGACGGCCTTGCGGATGCCGATCTCGCGGATCCGCTCGGTGACCGTGACCAGCATGATGTTGGTGACCCCGATCCCGCCGACCAGCAGCGAGATCGCCGCGACCGAGGCCAGCAGCACGGTGAAGGTGTCCGTGGTCGCGGTGCGCGCGGTGAGCAGCTGCTCCTGGCTCAGGATCCGGTAGTCGGCCTGCTGGCCGAACCCGATCTTGTGCCTGCCGTCGAGGATGGTGGTGACCTGGGCCTGGGCCGCGCTGATGGTGTCGGCGTTGGTGGCCTGCACGACGATCTGCGACAGGCTGCCGTAGCCGGTGAGCGCGTTCTGCACGGTGCTCAGCGGGGCGACGGCGGTGTCGTCGGCGTCCTGCAGGCCGCTGGAGCCCTTGGTCGCCAGGACGCCCACCACGGTGAACGGGATGTTGTTGACCAGGACGGATTCCCCGACCGGGTTGCCGGTGGGGAACAGCTGGGTGGCGACCGTGGCGCCGATGACGACGACCTTGCGGCCCTGCGCGAGGTCGTCGTCGGTGAACAGGGCGCCCTGGGCGACCGAGCTGTTCGTGGTGCCGAAGTAGGCCGGGTCGGTGCCCAGGAACTGGGAGATGCTGTAGCTGACCGAGCCGTGCGCGGCGGTCGCCGAGGTCGAGGTGACCGGCGAGGCCGACTTCACCGCGGGGGCCTCGACCGGGTCCGCGAGCGCCTTGGCGTCGGCGGTGGTCAACGGCTTGGTCGACGAGCCCGCCTGGGCGCGTTGCGGTGACACGGTCAGCACGTTGGTGCCCAGGCCCGCGATGCTCTGCTGCACCGACTGGGAGGCGCCGTTGCCGACCGCGATCAGCAGGATGACCGAGGCGACGCCGATCATGATGCCGAGCGTGGTCAGCGCCGAGCGGAGCTTGTTGGCCGTGACGCCGCGCACGGCGAAGGCCAGGACCTCGGTGAACCTCACGCGGGCACCCCCTGCGCGATCCGGCCGTCGACCACCCGGACCACCCGGTCGGCGTGCGCGGCGACGTCGTCCTCGTGCGTGATCAGCACGACGGTGCGGCCACCGGCGTTGAGCTGGTCCAGGATGCCCATGACGTCCTGGCTGCTGCGGGTGTCGAGGTTGCCGGTCGGCTCGTCGGCCAGCACGATCGCGGGCGCGGTGACCAGGGCGCGGGCGATCGCGACCCGCTGCTGCTGGCCGCCGGAGAGTTCGTTGGGCCGGTGGTGGGCGCGGTCGGCGAGGCCGACCATGCGCAGCGCCGCCATCGCCCGCGCCCGCCGCTGTGCCCGCCGAACCCCGGCGTAGACCAGCGGCAGCTCGACGTTGGCCAGCGCGGAGGTGCGCGGGATCAGGTTGAAGGACTGGAAGACGAACCCGATCTTGCGGTTGCGCATCAGCCCGAGCTGGGCCTCGCCGAACTCGGAGGTGTCGATGCCGTCGATCAGGTAGCTGCCCGAGGTGGGCAGGTCGAGGCACCCGAGGATGTTGAGCAGGGTGGACTTGCCGGAGCCGGAAGCACCCATGATGGCCAGGTACTCCCCACGAGCGACGGTGAGATCGAGGCCTCTTAGCGCGTGTACGGCGGTGTCACCCGAGCCGTAGGTCTTGCGTAGGTCGCGGACCTCGATGACGGGCGCGGTCACCGGCCCGGCCCGGTTCCACCGGTACCGCCCGGCCTCGCGCCGCCGCCTGTGCCACCAAAGCCACCACCGGCACCACCAAGGCCGCCCGCGTTGCGATTGTTGCTCTGTGTGCTGGTAGCGACCTGCGGTAGCACTACCTGCTCGTTCTCCGTAAGGCCCGACAGAACCTGCACATAGGTATCGCCCTTGACGCCCAACTCCACCGTCTTGCGCACCTCCTGCCCGTTCTCCATGACGGTGACCGAGCTCGCGTTGCCCACGGTCTGCACTGCGGCCGAGGGGACCGCCAACGCGTTCGCGGCGTTCGCGACGGTGATGGTGACGCTGGCCGACTGGCCCGGCTTGAGGTTCGCGGGCGGGCTGGTCAACGACAACGTGGTGCCGTACTGCACGACGTTGCTCGCGGTCGTCGGGAGCAGGTCGATCGCGACCACCGCCGCCTGGATGGGCTGGTTGGGCAGCGCGTTGACGGTGACGGTCGCGGCCTGGCCCACCTTGAGCTTG
It includes:
- a CDS encoding ABC transporter ATP-binding protein encodes the protein MTAPVIEVRDLRKTYGSGDTAVHALRGLDLTVARGEYLAIMGASGSGKSTLLNILGCLDLPTSGSYLIDGIDTSEFGEAQLGLMRNRKIGFVFQSFNLIPRTSALANVELPLVYAGVRRAQRRARAMAALRMVGLADRAHHRPNELSGGQQQRVAIARALVTAPAIVLADEPTGNLDTRSSQDVMGILDQLNAGGRTVVLITHEDDVAAHADRVVRVVDGRIAQGVPA
- a CDS encoding ABC transporter permease produces the protein MRFTEVLAFAVRGVTANKLRSALTTLGIMIGVASVILLIAVGNGASQSVQQSIAGLGTNVLTVSPQRAQAGSSTKPLTTADAKALADPVEAPAVKSASPVTSTSATAAHGSVSYSISQFLGTDPAYFGTTNSSVAQGALFTDDDLAQGRKVVVIGATVATQLFPTGNPVGESVLVNNIPFTVVGVLATKGSSGLQDADDTAVAPLSTVQNALTGYGSLSQIVVQATNADTISAAQAQVTTILDGRHKIGFGQQADYRILSQEQLLTARTATTDTFTVLLASVAAISLLVGGIGVTNIMLVTVTERIREIGIRKAVGARRGAILGQFLLEATMLSLFGGALGVAAGFIGARFTIAGITPVIVPSSVLLAFAVSAVIGLFFGSYPASRAARLRPIEALRHE